The Acidobacteriota bacterium genome has a segment encoding these proteins:
- a CDS encoding MATE family efflux transporter, with protein sequence MSEPPQKKSPFDRSLVEGPIGPAVWKLAWPTMLQNVIAGLQGVVDHILVGHLIGYAGNAAIGVSWQIFLVVIVFIASLFTGQAVLVARFVGAGDVDRVNKTVQQALLTAIAMYAVMGPVGYFAAPYLLEMVNASGEVKALALPFLRINFALSFGMLSFFMLTSALRAAGDTRTPLRLGVTMTVLNVIFNLILIPGLGPIPALGTAGSALGTAIAASSVSAYALYQLFKGRLVFRVSRHMDWRPDWTIIRALFRFGLPTGVQGIAMNVAGVLMLRYIGSLPQSAAAQAAFTIGYTELFSMITWTSVGLMGAAATIAGQNLGAGHPERAMQGVHAASRIGLGVAAFVGLLFVTIPQVLLGAFGATEPAVAALGQQLLQYLAVSGFFITLALTYTGGLQGTGDTRSPLFITLASQVAVPIGMVWLIQAARPLQAGDIWLAIVLGHFTRCVLTVLRFRQGKWRNIVVAH encoded by the coding sequence TTTGGAAGCTGGCGTGGCCGACGATGCTCCAAAACGTGATCGCCGGGCTGCAGGGCGTCGTCGATCACATCCTGGTTGGCCACCTGATTGGTTATGCCGGTAACGCCGCCATCGGTGTCAGCTGGCAGATCTTCCTGGTCGTCATCGTCTTTATTGCCTCGCTGTTCACCGGCCAGGCCGTGCTCGTGGCGCGCTTCGTCGGCGCCGGCGACGTCGATCGCGTCAACAAGACCGTGCAACAGGCGCTGCTGACCGCCATCGCCATGTACGCGGTGATGGGGCCGGTCGGGTACTTCGCCGCGCCGTACCTCCTGGAAATGGTCAACGCCTCTGGCGAGGTCAAGGCGCTGGCGTTGCCGTTTCTCCGCATCAACTTCGCCCTGAGCTTCGGCATGCTGTCGTTCTTCATGCTGACCTCGGCGCTGCGCGCTGCCGGCGACACCAGGACACCGCTTCGGCTCGGCGTGACCATGACGGTGTTGAACGTGATCTTCAACCTGATCCTGATCCCGGGACTCGGCCCGATCCCCGCGCTCGGGACCGCCGGCTCCGCGCTCGGCACCGCGATCGCCGCCAGTTCGGTCAGCGCGTATGCGCTCTACCAGCTGTTCAAGGGACGGTTGGTGTTCAGGGTGTCGCGCCACATGGACTGGCGCCCGGACTGGACGATCATCCGCGCGCTGTTCCGTTTCGGCCTGCCCACCGGCGTGCAGGGCATTGCCATGAACGTCGCCGGCGTGTTGATGCTGCGCTACATCGGCTCGTTGCCGCAGAGCGCGGCCGCCCAGGCGGCGTTCACGATTGGCTATACCGAGCTGTTCTCGATGATCACGTGGACCTCGGTCGGCCTGATGGGCGCGGCGGCCACGATTGCCGGGCAGAACCTGGGTGCCGGCCATCCCGAGCGCGCCATGCAGGGCGTGCACGCGGCGTCGCGCATCGGTCTCGGCGTGGCCGCGTTCGTCGGGCTGCTCTTCGTGACGATCCCACAAGTCCTGCTCGGCGCCTTCGGCGCCACCGAACCGGCGGTGGCGGCGCTCGGCCAGCAGCTGCTGCAGTACCTCGCGGTGTCGGGCTTCTTCATCACGCTCGCGCTGACCTACACCGGCGGCCTGCAGGGCACCGGCGACACCCGCAGCCCGCTGTTCATCACGCTGGCGTCACAGGTGGCGGTGCCGATCGGGATGGTTTGGCTGATCCAGGCGGCCCGTCCGCTGCAGGCCGGCGACATCTGGCTGGCGATCGTCCTCGGCCACTTCACCCGCTGCGTGCTGACGGTGCTGCGCTTCCGCCAGGGCAAGTGGCGCAACATCGTCGTCGCTCATTAA